The genomic segment ACTTCTTCGCGCCGCACCAGAACCCGCTCCACTTGGCGCCGCGAAGCCACCAGCGCATCATCGAACTACCGCCGCCAATCGCGCATAAGCCGGAGACCCGCGATGCCCACTCCCGCCGGTTCCACCATCATCCCCTGCCTGCGCTACGACGACGCGCTGCGCATGATCGACTGGCTGCGCGACGCCTTCGGCTTCCAGGCCCAGGCCGTGTACGCCGACGGCGACACCGTCCACCACGCACAGCTGGTGTTCGGCAGCGGCATGCTGATGCTCGGCTCGACACAGCGCGGCAGCGAATGGGGCGATCTGATCACCCAGCCCCGCGACATTGGTGGCCGTACCACCCAGAGTCCCTGCGTCGTCGTCACCGACCCGGACGCGCACTACGCACGCGCGAAGGCCGCGGGCGCGGAGATCGTGCAGGACATCGCCGACCAGCCCTACGGTGGCCGCGGCTATTCCTGCCGCGATCCGGAAGGCCACCTGTGGTGGTTCGGCAGCTACGACCCGTGGGCCAAGTGAGCGTCTGATCTGCCGGGAGCGCGCTCGCGCGCTCCGATGCAGCAATCAGCCTTCGCGCAGACGCGCGACGACCGGCGCGACCTGCGCCTGCCGGCCCAGCGCTACGCCGACATCCGCCAGCCGCTGTGCCAGCGCCTCGGCCTCGTCGGCGCGCAGCGTCGCGTGGCCGACCTTGCGACCGTCGCGCGCCTGCTTGCCGTAGTCGTGCCAGTGCCCGCCGGCCGCCGACAGCACCGGCGCGGCATCAGGCATCTCGCCGATCCAGTTGAGCATGCTGACCACGCCGCGCACGGCGGTATCGCCGAGCGGCAGGCCGAGCACCGCACGCAGATGGTTCTGGAACTGCGAGGTCTCACTGCCTTCGATCGTCCAGTGTCCGGAGTTGTGCACGCGCGGCGCGAGTTCGTTGGCGAGCAGTTCGCCATCGCGGCAGAACAGTTCGAGTGCGAACACGCCGACATAGCCGAGACGTTCGGCGATCGCGCGCGCATGCGACAGGGCCGTCGTGTGCAGCGACGCATCGACACGCGCGGGCGCCAGGCTCGCCGACAGCACGCCGTCGACGTGCCAGTTCTCGGTCAGCGGCCAGGCGCGGAACTCGCCATCGCGACCGCGCACGGCGACCACGCTGAGTTCGCGCTGGAACGCGACGAAGCCTTCGAGAATCAACCCGACCGTTTCGGCCTGCGCACCGAGCGCATCCCACGCAGCATCAACGTCCGCCGGCGACTTGATCCGGAACTGGCCCTTGCCGTCGTAGCCCAGCCGCCGCGTCTTGAGGATACAAGGCGTACCGATACGCGCGACCGCGTCGTCGAGCTGCGCGCGTGTCGCGACATCGGCGAAATCCGGCACCGGAATGTCGAGTTCGCGGAACAGTGTCTTCTCCGCGAGCCGGTCCTGGGTCAGCGCCAGCGCGCCGGGATTGGGAAACACCGGCACGCGCTCGGCGAGCCAGTGCGCGCTCTCGGCCGGCACGTTCTCGAAATCGAAAGTCGCGACGTCCACCTTGCCGGCGAATTCGGCCAACGCCGCTTTATCGCGATAGTCGCCGACCAGCAGCGGCGCGAACTGGCCCGCGCAGGCGTCATCGGCGGTGTCCATCACCAGGAACCGCAGCCCCAGCGACGCGCCCGACAGTGCCAGCATGCGCGCGAGCTGGCCACCGCCGAGGATGCCGACCGTCGTCGCGCTCATCGACGCGGGTCGTCGTTGCCGGCGACGTCGTCGGTCTGACGCTGGCGGAACTCGGCGAGTGCAGCCGCGACCGAGGGGTCGTCGAACGCCAGCATCGCCGCGGCGAACAGCGCCGCATTGGCGGCGCCGGCATTGCCGATCGCGAACGTCGCCACCGGAATGCCGGCCGGCATCTGCACGATCGACAGCAGCGAATCCATGCCGTTGAGCGCCTTCGACTGCACCGGCACGCCGAGCACGGGCACTGCGGTCTTGGAGGCGAGCATGCCCGGCAGGTGGGCGGCGCCACCGGCGCCGGCGATGATCGCGCGCAGGCCGCGCGACTGCGCGCTGGATGCGTATTCGAACAACACGTCGGGCGTGCGATGCGCGGACACGACACGGACTTCGTGCGGAACACCCAGCTGCTCGAGCTTCTGCGCGGCGTGCTGCATCGTGTCCCAGTCGGATCGCGATCCCATCACGATGCCGACCTTCGGCGGTACGGAACTGGCGGTCATTGGGGGGTCCCCGGCCACAAAGACGCATTTTATCCGCCCCGGCGTCATCGTGCTTGCATGCCGGCCGCGCATCGCCGAATGCTACCCTTCCGGTCCGCTCCCGTTGCCCGCACAAGACCGCCCATGGACCGCAAGCTGCTCGATATTCTCGTCTGTCCCGCCAGCCGCCAGCCGCTCGCGCTGCTCGATGCAGCGGGCCTCGACGCGCTCAATGCGGCGATTGCCGCGGGCTCGGCGCGACGCGAAGACGGCGCCGCGCAGGCCGGCCCTGTGCGCGAGGCGCTGATCACCCACGATCGCAAGCGCGTCTACCGCGTCGACGACGGCATTCCGGTGCTGCTGGTCGAGGAAGCCATCGGCACCGCACAGATCCCCGACTTCCCGAAGGCATGAGCGGAACCGACCGCCTCGAGATTCCGCACGCGGCGGTCGCGGCCAACGTTGCGGCCGCACTCGCAGAAGACATCGGCAGCGGCGACGTCACCGCGGCGCTGCTGCCCGATCACGACGACGTCGCCTACCTGCTGTGCAAGGAAGACGCTGTGGTTTGCGGACGACCCTGGTTCGACGCCTGCCATCGCGCGCTCGATCCCGATATGCGCATCGACTGGCGCGTGGCCGAGGGCGACCACGTCACCGCCGGCACCGTGCTCGCGACCCTGGCCGGACATGCCCGCACCCTGGTCAGCGCGGAACGCACCTCGCTCAATTTCATGCAGACGCTGAGCGCGACGGCAACCGCCACCGCGCGCCACGTTGCCGCGGTAGCCGGCACCGGCACGCGCATCCTCGATACCCGCAAGACCCTGCCCGGGCTGCGGCTGGCGCAGAAGTACGCGGTGCGCGTCGGCGGTGGCCACAACCATCGCATCGGTCTCTACGACACGGTGATGCTCAAGGAGAACCATGTCCGCGCGGCCGGCGGCATCGCCGCGGCGGTCGAGGCGGCGCGGGCGCAATGGCCCGGACTGCCACTTGTGATCGAAGTGGAAACGCTGGACGAACTGCGCGCCGCACTCGATGCCGGCTGCACGCGCGTGCTGATCGACGACTTCGATGCAGAGACGCGCCGCGAAGCCGTGCGCATCGCCCGCGGGGCGCCGTACGACGGACGCATTCCGCTGGAAGTCTCGGGCAGCGTCGACCTCGATGGCCTGCGCGCGATCGCCGAGGACGGCGTGGACTGCGTGTCGATTGGCGGTCTGACCAAGCATGTCCGCGCGATCGATCTGTCGTTGAAACTCGGCCCGCCGCCGCGCTGATCGCGCCGCGCGTCGCAACCCGCTCTAACGATTTCGCTTTACTGACGCACTCACGTCACTGACATTCTTACGCGCAAGCGAAACGTCGACCCTCAAGGCGCGCGGATCGCAAGCCGCAACACGCCATCCCCACATCCACACTTGTATCCGGCATCCGCCGCCGCCACAGTTCGCGCATGCCCGACTTTCCGACGATGATCTTCGTGATGCTGGCCGCGTTCGCCGCATTCCTGTGGTGGAGCGGTGCGCGTGCGGCCGCAGAACGCGCCGGTCAGCTCGGGCGCGATGCCTGCGAACGCGCAGGCGTGCAGTGGCTGGACCAGGCCGTACACGCGCACTCGATGCGCCTGCGCCGTGGCGACGACGGACGTCTGCGCGTCGAACGCAGCTTCCGTTTCGAGTATTCGGAGGATGGCGTGCAGCGCCACATCGGGCATCTGGTGCTGCGCGGCGAACAGCTGATCGCCTTCAGCGGCCCGACCCGCCCGCAGGCCGTGCCGATCCACTGGACCAACTGAGATCGAAAGGCGCTCGTCATCGCCCTCGCGCTTTGACGTGCTGACGCTCTCACGTCCTGACGCACTCACGCCCTAACGCACTCACGCCCTAACTGCTCTCTCTGCCTACTTGACGACCCGCAGATGACCGCGACGCGGCTCCGGCGGCGTATCGCCATCGGGCGGATCATCCGGACCCTCGGCGGTGCCGTCGTCTTCCACCGCGTGCAGCGACGGGGCGCTTTCCTCGGCATCGTCACGCAGCTCACCCGAGCCGACGATCTCTTCCGGCAACGCCATGCCCTGCCCGGTTTCGCGCGCGTAGATTGCAAGCACGGCGCCTACCGGCACCAGCACCGACTGGCTGACACCGCCGAACCGCGCGGAGAACCGCACGCTGTCGTTGTCCATTTCCAGCCGGCCGACTGCGCGGTCTGCGACGTTGAGCACGATGCGTCCGTCCTTGACCGCATGCGCCGGCACGCGCACGCCGGGCTGCCGCGCATCGACGAGGATGTGCGGCGTCATGCCGTTGTCGGCGATCCATTCGTAGAGCGCCCGCAGCAGGTACGGGCGATGGCTGGTCATCGGGGGCGTGCTGTCCGTCATACGTGACAGTTTAGCTGTTCATTCCGTCGTTCAGATGTGCACGGCTGAACAGCTCGGCAGCCGCCGTTCAATCAGGCAGCGCGCGCAGCTGCCGCTCCTGCGGCGTCAGGCTGCGGACGAAGCCGGGGCTGCGGAAGATCCGGTTGCCGTAGTCCTCGATCGCCTTGGCGCCATCCTTCGGCAGCGGGATGTCGAGCGCCTGCAGGCGCCAGACGATCGGCGCGACCGCGCAGTCGGCCAGACTCATTTCCGCGTTAAGAAAGAACTTGCTGGCCTTGAACAGCGGCACGGCCGAGGTCACCAGTTCCTTCAGGCGCTTGCGGCCGCTTTCGGCCTGCGCCTTGTTGCCCATCTGGATGGCCTGCACCTGCGGCACCCAGTCGTGCTCGATGCGCAGCATCGCCAGACGCAGGCGCGCGCGTGACAGCGGATCGACCGGCATCAGCGGCGGATGCGGGTAGCGCTCGTCGAGATACTCGCTGACCACGCTCGCGGCGTAGAGCACCAGCTCGCGTTCGACCAGGGTCGGCACCGAGTGGTAGGGGTTGAGGTCGATCAGATCCTCGGGCGGATTCTGCGCATCGACCGGCACCATGTCGTAGTTCACGCCCTTGGCGGCCAGCACCAGGCGTGCACGATGACAGAGTACGTCGTCGACAGAAGAGAACAGCGTCAGCACGTTTCGCATGGATGCACTCACGGCCGTCGCCCGGCCTGTCCGGAGGCTGGAGTCCGCCAGCCCGGTGACGCCGACTGCTGCTCGCAGACGGTTGTCGCGGTTTCCCGAGTCTCGCATTTACGTGAGCCGGACGGCAATGGGCCGGTCGGCACGCGGACACCGTCCCCGGCACGCGCCGGGGACGGGATCGATCAGTGGACGTCGCGCCAGTATTCCTGCTTCAACAGCCAGGCCAGGAACGTCAGCAGGGTCAGGAACAGCAGCACCCAGACGCCGAGCTGCTGGCGCTTGAGCGCGGCCGGTTCGCCGACGTATTCCAGGAACGTGGTGATGTCGCGGACGGTCTGGTCGAACTGGCGGGCGTCCTGGCTGCCAGGCGTGCCCAGCTCCAGATGCGCGACCACCGGCTCGCCGGTGTCGTCGACCTCGCCGTGCACGGGACGCTGCAGGCCCTGCATCTCCCAGAGCGGGTTGGGCATCGAGGCGTTCGGGAACAGCGTGTTGTTCCAGCCCAGCGGACGGCTCTCGTCGAGATAGAACGACTTGAGATAGGTGTAGACCCAGTCGCTGCCGCGCACGCGGGTGATCAGGCTCAGATCCGGCGGCGCCTGGCCGAACCACTGCGCGCCGTGCTCGGGCGTCATCGACGACACGATGTGCTCGCCGTAAGCCGCGCCGGTGAGGTTGAGGTTGTTCATCACCTCGTCTTCGGTCAGGCCCAGATCCTCGGCCATGCGCGAGTAGCGCATGAACTTCAGCGAGTGGCAGCCGGCGCAGTAGTTCATGTACAGCTGCGCGCCGCGCTGCAGCGAAGCGCGGTCACCGATGTCGGTGCCAGCCTGCTCGACCGGCCCGCCGGCGGCGGCAAGCGCGCCGAACGACAGCAGCAGGCCCGCGACGGTGGTGGCGATGCGCGCGAAACACATGCGGGCGAAGGCGTGGTCAGTCATGCATCGTCACCCGGTCCGGGACTGCCTTGGTCCGGTCGAGCTTGGTCCAGACCGGCATCGTGATGAAGAACGCGAAGTAGAGGAACGTCAGCACGCGGCCGATGATCGTCTCCACCGGGTCAGTACCGGGACCGGCGCCGATCTTGCCCAGCCACACGAAACACACCACCAGCAGGGCGAGCATGACCTTGGTGATCGGACCGCGGTAGCGGTGCGAGCGCACCTTGCAGCGGTCCAGCCACGGCACCAGGAACAGGATCGCAATCGCGCCGAACATCACCAGCACACCGCTGAGCTTGTGCGGCACCACGCGCAACATCGCGTAGTACGGCGTGTAGTACCAGACCGGCTTGATGTGCTCGGGCGTCACGAGGCGGTTGGCCTCGGTGAAGTTGTCGTGCTCGAGGAACCAGCCGCCGAACGCGGGCGCGAAGAAGATGATGAAGGCCGCGATGATCAGGAAGAAGCAGACGTAGAAGCCGTCCTTCACCGAGTAGTACGGGTGGAACGGAATGCCGTCGGAAGGCGCGGTCGGCGACCAGCGGTTGCCCTTCGGGCCGTACTTGATTTCGACGCCGTCGGGATTGTTCGAGCCCACTTCATGCAGCGCGCCCAGATGCAGCACGACGAGCAGCAGCAGTACCAGCGGCAGCGCGATCACGTGCAGGGCGAAGAAGCGGTTGAGCGTGGCGTCGCTGGGCAGGTAGTCGCCCATGATCCATTCGGTCAGGCCGTTGCCGATCACCGGAATCGCGCCGAACAGCGAGATGATGACCTTCGCGCCCCAGAACGACATCTGGCCCCACGGCAGCACGTAGCCGAGGAAGGCTTCGGCCATCAGCACCAGATAGATCAGCATGCCGAGGATCCACACCAGTTCGCGCGGCTTCTTGTAACTGCCGTACATCAGGCCGCGGAACATGTGGATGTAGACCACGATGAAGAACAGCGACGCACCCGTGGAGTGCATGTAGCGGATCAGCCAGCCCCACTCCACGTCGCGCATGATGTATTCGACCGAGGCGAAGGCTTCCGTCGCGCTCGGCTTGTAGTGCATCGTCAGGAAGATGCCGGTCAGGATCTGGTTGACCAGCACCACCAGTGACAGCACGCCGAAGATGTACCAGATGTTGAAGTTCTTCGGCGCGTAGTACTCGGTCATGTGCTTGCGGTACATCGGCATCAATGCCGGTGCCCGCTCGGTGACCCAGTTGAAGACGCCGTTGGCGCCGCGGACGAGGACGTTGGCCATCAGGCGGCTCCTTCCGGATCGACACCAATGACGAGCGTGTTGTCGTCGGCGTAGTAGTGCGGCGGCACGAGCAGGTTCGTCGGGGCGGGCACGCCGTCATAGACGCGGCCGGCCATGTCGAACTTCGACTTGTGGCAGGGACAGAAGTAGCCGCCCTTCCAGTTGGCGTCGAACGGCGCCGGCCGGATCTCGGCGACCATCTCCGGCGAGCAGCCCAGATGCGTGCACAGGCCGACCAGCACCGAGATGTCGGCTTTGATCGAGCGCAGCTCGGGGTTCGCCGCCAGCACGTACGCCGGCTGCTGGTCGGGATTCCCGGATTCGGGATCCTTGAGCATGCCGTCGAGCGTCGGCAGCGCCTCGAGGATCGCCTTGGAGCGCTTGACGATCCAGATCGGCTGCCCGCGCCACTCGGCGACCAGGCGTTGGCCTTCCTGGAGCGCACTGATGTCCACGGTCACCGGTGCACCGGCGAGCTTGGCCCGGGCGCTGGGATTCCATGACTTGATGAACGGAATCGCGGTCACACCCGCGCCCACCGCTCCCACGACGAGGGTACTGGCGGTCAGGAACCGACGCCGCCCCTCATTGACTGGACCATCCCCACCAGGTCCGCTCACCGCTTCATCGACCATCCGGTACCCCGCCCTCTTTCGGTAGCTGTTGCGTACTGGCTGCCGCGGACCGTTTCGCCCATGTAGGACGGATGGCCGCATATAGAGAGGCCCGAGTGTAGCGGAAGCCTG from the Luteimonas fraxinea genome contains:
- a CDS encoding 5-(carboxyamino)imidazole ribonucleotide synthase yields the protein MSATTVGILGGGQLARMLALSGASLGLRFLVMDTADDACAGQFAPLLVGDYRDKAALAEFAGKVDVATFDFENVPAESAHWLAERVPVFPNPGALALTQDRLAEKTLFRELDIPVPDFADVATRAQLDDAVARIGTPCILKTRRLGYDGKGQFRIKSPADVDAAWDALGAQAETVGLILEGFVAFQRELSVVAVRGRDGEFRAWPLTENWHVDGVLSASLAPARVDASLHTTALSHARAIAERLGYVGVFALELFCRDGELLANELAPRVHNSGHWTIEGSETSQFQNHLRAVLGLPLGDTAVRGVVSMLNWIGEMPDAAPVLSAAGGHWHDYGKQARDGRKVGHATLRADEAEALAQRLADVGVALGRQAQVAPVVARLREG
- the purE gene encoding 5-(carboxyamino)imidazole ribonucleotide mutase yields the protein MTASSVPPKVGIVMGSRSDWDTMQHAAQKLEQLGVPHEVRVVSAHRTPDVLFEYASSAQSRGLRAIIAGAGGAAHLPGMLASKTAVPVLGVPVQSKALNGMDSLLSIVQMPAGIPVATFAIGNAGAANAALFAAAMLAFDDPSVAAALAEFRQRQTDDVAGNDDPRR
- a CDS encoding glutathione S-transferase N-terminal domain-containing protein produces the protein MRNVLTLFSSVDDVLCHRARLVLAAKGVNYDMVPVDAQNPPEDLIDLNPYHSVPTLVERELVLYAASVVSEYLDERYPHPPLMPVDPLSRARLRLAMLRIEHDWVPQVQAIQMGNKAQAESGRKRLKELVTSAVPLFKASKFFLNAEMSLADCAVAPIVWRLQALDIPLPKDGAKAIEDYGNRIFRSPGFVRSLTPQERQLRALPD
- a CDS encoding cytochrome c1, which encodes MCFARIATTVAGLLLSFGALAAAGGPVEQAGTDIGDRASLQRGAQLYMNYCAGCHSLKFMRYSRMAEDLGLTEDEVMNNLNLTGAAYGEHIVSSMTPEHGAQWFGQAPPDLSLITRVRGSDWVYTYLKSFYLDESRPLGWNNTLFPNASMPNPLWEMQGLQRPVHGEVDDTGEPVVAHLELGTPGSQDARQFDQTVRDITTFLEYVGEPAALKRQQLGVWVLLFLTLLTFLAWLLKQEYWRDVH
- a CDS encoding Trm112 family protein; translated protein: MDRKLLDILVCPASRQPLALLDAAGLDALNAAIAAGSARREDGAAQAGPVREALITHDRKRVYRVDDGIPVLLVEEAIGTAQIPDFPKA
- the petA gene encoding ubiquinol-cytochrome c reductase iron-sulfur subunit; the encoded protein is MVDEAVSGPGGDGPVNEGRRRFLTASTLVVGAVGAGVTAIPFIKSWNPSARAKLAGAPVTVDISALQEGQRLVAEWRGQPIWIVKRSKAILEALPTLDGMLKDPESGNPDQQPAYVLAANPELRSIKADISVLVGLCTHLGCSPEMVAEIRPAPFDANWKGGYFCPCHKSKFDMAGRVYDGVPAPTNLLVPPHYYADDNTLVIGVDPEGAA
- a CDS encoding VOC family protein, which encodes MPTPAGSTIIPCLRYDDALRMIDWLRDAFGFQAQAVYADGDTVHHAQLVFGSGMLMLGSTQRGSEWGDLITQPRDIGGRTTQSPCVVVTDPDAHYARAKAAGAEIVQDIADQPYGGRGYSCRDPEGHLWWFGSYDPWAK
- the nadC gene encoding carboxylating nicotinate-nucleotide diphosphorylase produces the protein MSGTDRLEIPHAAVAANVAAALAEDIGSGDVTAALLPDHDDVAYLLCKEDAVVCGRPWFDACHRALDPDMRIDWRVAEGDHVTAGTVLATLAGHARTLVSAERTSLNFMQTLSATATATARHVAAVAGTGTRILDTRKTLPGLRLAQKYAVRVGGGHNHRIGLYDTVMLKENHVRAAGGIAAAVEAARAQWPGLPLVIEVETLDELRAALDAGCTRVLIDDFDAETRREAVRIARGAPYDGRIPLEVSGSVDLDGLRAIAEDGVDCVSIGGLTKHVRAIDLSLKLGPPPR
- a CDS encoding ClpXP protease specificity-enhancing factor, with product MTDSTPPMTSHRPYLLRALYEWIADNGMTPHILVDARQPGVRVPAHAVKDGRIVLNVADRAVGRLEMDNDSVRFSARFGGVSQSVLVPVGAVLAIYARETGQGMALPEEIVGSGELRDDAEESAPSLHAVEDDGTAEGPDDPPDGDTPPEPRRGHLRVVK
- a CDS encoding cytochrome b, with translation MANVLVRGANGVFNWVTERAPALMPMYRKHMTEYYAPKNFNIWYIFGVLSLVVLVNQILTGIFLTMHYKPSATEAFASVEYIMRDVEWGWLIRYMHSTGASLFFIVVYIHMFRGLMYGSYKKPRELVWILGMLIYLVLMAEAFLGYVLPWGQMSFWGAKVIISLFGAIPVIGNGLTEWIMGDYLPSDATLNRFFALHVIALPLVLLLLVVLHLGALHEVGSNNPDGVEIKYGPKGNRWSPTAPSDGIPFHPYYSVKDGFYVCFFLIIAAFIIFFAPAFGGWFLEHDNFTEANRLVTPEHIKPVWYYTPYYAMLRVVPHKLSGVLVMFGAIAILFLVPWLDRCKVRSHRYRGPITKVMLALLVVCFVWLGKIGAGPGTDPVETIIGRVLTFLYFAFFITMPVWTKLDRTKAVPDRVTMHD
- a CDS encoding DUF3301 domain-containing protein; translated protein: MPDFPTMIFVMLAAFAAFLWWSGARAAAERAGQLGRDACERAGVQWLDQAVHAHSMRLRRGDDGRLRVERSFRFEYSEDGVQRHIGHLVLRGEQLIAFSGPTRPQAVPIHWTN